A stretch of Hoplias malabaricus isolate fHopMal1 chromosome 10, fHopMal1.hap1, whole genome shotgun sequence DNA encodes these proteins:
- the LOC136708704 gene encoding T-cell surface glycoprotein CD4-like, producing MAQSVLNVQFLILIAAPLAISRGNSVEKEVFVESGSVAVLPCLVSSPYSSPAIQWKKVIGNDLKTVWRRDRSGLEFRSVGKVPHAHCPKPNFREGDYSLQIEAVREEDGGMYYCVVEGNIVDIKVMLRVIKVSFSAAEVLEGENLEVTCSITPQPNSKLEWKLSNSNIQASTKSLMLNTVSQKESGTWTCMVWHSVQRNLLGMSSASLQVKGVLAPKDNHAVVYAEVGSSVSLPCNFSDGLILNSSSWTKVSSKNSQPVALPSSFKMSSSLANPLWDRSALIESVEEADQGMYKCSGQMERADKKRSVERVIKLVTTRVLSSSRSGRLVLTCELSNTTDVTHYEWLRLDYGENATETLTPVQKSTSKVLDIRKSEVKDLSGWVCRFYAQQRLLGNVTYHQSIMSTLKVQSEPGSSKKIITVIGLCLLSLLVLLILLQLFKNHRRKKMIMQYPAMETIVHLAANERERRERSKAREKELKGCCSGEQKAETV from the exons ATGGCACAATCAGTTCTTAATGTGCAGTTTCTGATTCTCATAGCAGCACCTCTGGCTATCTCAC GTGGTAACTCTGTGGAGAAAGAGGTGTTTGTGGAGAGTGGCTCAGTAGCAGTGCTGCCGTGTTTGGTGTCTTCCCCATATTCGTCCCCTGCCATACAGTGGAAGAAAGTCATTGGAAA TGATCTGAAGACCGTGTGgcgcagggacaggagtggtCTCGAGTTTCGTTCAGTGGGGAAAGTTCCACACGCTCACTGCCCAAAGCCCAACTTTAGAGAGGGGGATTACAGTCTTCAAATTGAGGCAGTGAGAGAAGAGGATGGAGGAATGTACTACTGTGTGGTAGAGGGCAACATTGTTGACATCAAAGTCATGCTCCGTGTCATTAAAG TGTCCTTTTCTGCAGCTGAGGTTTTGGAGGGGGAGAATCTGGAAGTGACTTGCAGCATCACTCCACAGCCCAACAGCAAATTAGAGTGGAAATTGAGTAACTCAAACATCCAGGCATCTACTAAGTCACTGATGCTCAACACTGTTTCTCAGAAGGAATCTGGGACCTGGACCTGCATGGTTTGGCACTCTGTGCAGAGGAACCTACTGGGAATGTCATCTGCATCACTGCAAGTCAAAG GAGTCCTAGCCCCTAAGGATAATCATGCAGTGGTGTATGCTGAGGTGGGTTCCTCTGTGTCTTTGCCTTGCAACTTCTCAGATGGTCTCATTCTGAACAGCTCGTCTTGGACGAAAGTGTCAAGTAAAAACTCCCAGCCTGTTGCACTCCCTTCATCTTTCAAGATGTCCTCCAGCCTTGCCAACCCACTGTGGGACAGGTCAGCTCTCATTGAGAGTGTCGAGGAAGCAGACCAAGGAATGTACAAGTGCTCGGGTCAGATGGAGAGAGCCGATAAGAAGAGATCAGTAGAGAGGGTCATTAAGCTGGTCACTACTCGAG TTCTGAGTTCATCCAGAAGTGGCCGGCTGGTTCTGACATGTGAGCTTAGCAACACCACTGATGTCACACATTATGAGTGGCTCCGTTTGGACTATGGTGAAAATGCAACTGAGACACTGACCCCTGTCCAAAAGTCAACATCGAAGGTCTTAGACATTCGCAAAAGTGAAGTAAAGGACCTGAGTGGATGGGTGTGTCGTTTTTATGCGCAGCAGAGACTTTTGGGAAATGTCACATACCATCAGTCAATAATGA GTACTTTGAAGGTGCAGAGTGAGCCGGGAAGCAGTAAAAAAATTATTACAGTGATAGGCCTATGTTTGCTGTCACTGCTGGTGCTGCTAATTTTGCTCCAGCTGTTCAAGAACCACCGCAGG AAAAAAATGATCATGCAGTATCCAGCTATGGAGACGATTGTACATCTGGCAGCGAATGAACgtgaaaggagagaaagaagcaAGGCGAGGGAGAAGGAGCTGAAGGGCTGCTGCAGTGGAGAGCAAAAAGCAGAGACTGTATGA